A genomic stretch from Anabrus simplex isolate iqAnaSimp1 chromosome 2, ASM4041472v1, whole genome shotgun sequence includes:
- the LOC137498394 gene encoding troponin T, cardiac muscle-like, whose translation MWRNEVKHTEKKIVEFYNNEVRGLPEVEELVIHHGSSESEEEDEEDEEEEEEEEEEEEEEEEEEEEEEERREAEELAVPL comes from the coding sequence atgtggagaaatgaagtaaaacacactgagaagaagattgtcgagttctacaataatgaggtgagaggtcttcctgaagtggaggaactagtcattcatcatggaagcagtgaatcggaggaggaagatgaagaagatgaagaagaagaagaagaagaagaagaagaagaagaagaagaagaagaagaagaagaagaagaagaagaaagaagagaagccgaggagttagctgtaccattgtaa